From the Chryseobacterium sp. G0201 genome, the window AGCAGGAATTTTATACTTTTCCATCTCTTCTACTGCATATTGAGCGAATTTTTGGATGTATTGGTCTTCAGTAGCCCAAGTCTGAGCCGAGAATTTTGATAAAACTAAAAGGCTTATTAGTAAGAAAAGTCTTTTCATGTTTTTCAATTTTACTTTATATAATTAAATGTCTATTCTGTTTTTCTAAGAGCAAATTTGCTCCTTCAATTCCTTGTAATCCACCTGTGTGGAAGCACAAAATCTTGCTGTTCTCAGGAAAATATTCTTCATCAATCAGTTGAAAAACCTTCTGCATCATCTTTCCTGTATATATCGGCTCTAACGGAATCCCGTATTTCTCCTTGAAATCATTGATAAAACGGATGTTTTCATCTTTTATTTTACCATAACCTCCAAAACTTGAATCTATTAGATCAAAATTACTTTTTAAAGTTAATTCAAAGATTTTATTTTCTAAAGAAGCATCGTCAACTACCTTAAATCCTATAACTTTCTGATTCTCTTCACAAAATTTTGAAATCCCTGCAATTGTACCTCCTGTTCCAACTGCGGTGCAAAGATAATCAAAATCTTTTGTTTCGTTATTGAGCATCATTTTTACGCCCTGTACAGCATCCTCATTGGTTCCACCTTCCGGAACGATCAACGCATTGGGAAATTCCTGCTGTAAAAATTCTGATAATTTTTCTTTGTTTCGGTATTCTTCTCGGGTGATGAATTTTAAATTCATACCGTTTCTTTTTGCGAAAACTAATGTGGGATTATCTCGCCATTTATCTTTTAATTCTTCTCCTCTAATAATTCCCAATGTTGGAATTCCTGCCAAATTTCCGACAGCAGAAACAGCAGAGATATGGTTTGAAAATGCTCCGCCAAAGGTTATGATATAAGGTTTTTCAGGATTTTGATTTAAATAATTATTGATATTATAAAAAAGCTTCCAATATTTATTTCCTGAAATTTGAGGATGAACAAGGTCTTCTCTTTTAATTAAAAGTTTTATGTTTTTGTTGATGGAGATTTCCTGAATGGGGATTTTTTCTGTAGGGAGTTGTAATAGCATATTTTTTAACGCTAGGTTCGCAAGGTTTAATTTAACAAAAATAATACTTTTTAATTTTGCAAATACGTTTGACGAATCTTCGACTACACTCAGCAAAGAAAGTTTTATTTTCCATAAAGTTTGTCATCCAGCGGAACGAAGTGGAGTCTCGATCTATACTTGTAATTAAAAAGCATTGTTTAGATTCCTACGGAATGACAAAAGTAATGTTGTTTTTTCTCCCACAGATTTCACAGATTTGCACAGATGATTAAGGATGTTTTTATTTCAAATATTCTCGCAATTTTCAAAAACTTATAACTCCTAACTTATAATCTATAACTATTAAAGATATTTCCTAAAGCTCCAGAATTTTCTTTTTTTGAGATAATTTAAATCAGATTCATTGGTGTAAGCTTCTCTTTCGAAAGAGATTCTTTTGTAGGCTTGATAACTGTCTTTTAGCTTAAAAACCCAGTAATAATATTCGATGACGTAGAAAATGTAGAAGAAAACAATGAGCATTTCCAGCTGTTGTCTGAGATGGATTTTTTCGTGATTGATAAGTATTTTATTTTCCTTATCTTCGGGTTTCCTTACGAAGATAAAGGGAAAAAGAGCGATGCCATTAATTTTAAGTTTTTTTAATGGCTTTTGGCACACAATTATCATAATAACAAATATAAAGTTTTTTGACTTAGAGATTTAACTTATGGCACTTTTTGACATCAAAGAAGGTGAAGACTTTTACTACAACGAGCAGGGGTACAAGGTTTTTACGGAGAAATTTCATCTGAAAAGAGGACATTGCTGTAAAAGTGGCTGTAGACATTGTCCTTACGGATACGATAAAAAGACCGATACATTCATTAAAAACGATAAAAAAAATAAATAAAATGAAAAAATATATTTTTATTTTGTTAGCTGCGGCTACTTTGAGTTTAACGTCTTGTAGTCCTTTTCAAGTGCGTTCAGACTACGCCGAAACTGCCAATTTCACTTCTTACAAGACTTATAAAATAAGAATTGATGATTTGAAACTGAATGATATTGATAAAGACAGAGTGTTGAACGAGTTGTCTAAGCAACTACAGACAAAAGGTCTTCAATCGGGCGAAAATCCTGATCTGATCGTTAATGTAAAAGCAAACCATAAAAAAGTTACAGATATCAACAATACTTCTCCTTACGGAATGTACGGTTGGGGCGGACCTTTCGGATGGGGTGTCGGAATGAGCAGAACTTGGACGAGCAATTATAATGAAGGTGCGATCATTGTTGATCTTGTAGATGCAAAATCTCAAAAATTGGTTTGGCAAGGTATCGGAAGCGGAATTTCTGTTGATTCTCCGAAAGCGAAACAAAGACAGATTCCTGAGATCATGGCTGAGATTATGAAAAATTATCCTCCTCAGAGAAAATAATCAAGATTTAAATCAATCAAATATATTTAAAGTCAATGCAAATTTTTTGTGTTGGCTTTTTTGTTTCTCATAATCAAAATGTCAGCACCATTTCTTTACAAGTTTAAAGTATCATTGAAAAGTAAAATGCAATGCCTATTAAAATTAACAGTAACGTAATTTTTTATTCATAAAAATGTGGTAATCTTACTAACCAAATTATATTAATATGAAAAAAATCATCTTATTTCTTGTATTCTCTGGATATATTACTGCTCAGGCTCCTGCAGGATATTACAATTCGGCTAATGGATTAACCGGAGCATCTTTGAAAACCGCCTTGAGCTCGATCATCACAAATGGTCATCAAGATAAAGGTTACAGCGGACTTTGGACAGGCTACAAAACAACCGACATCGACAAAAACTACGAAAATGATGGTTCTATTTTAGATATTTACTCTGAAAAGCCAACAACCACAGATCCTTATAAATACACTCCGGGAACCAATCAGTGTGGTACTTACTCAGTTGAAGGAAACTGCTATAATCGTGAGCATATTGTTCCGCAAAGCTTGTTTAATGAAGCTTCGCCAATGGTTTCTGATATCAACTTCATCAGAGCTACGGATGGAAAAGTGAACGGAATGAGAAGTAATTATCCTTTTGGGAAAGTAGGAACAGCAACTTTTACTTCTAAAAACGGTTCAAAACTTGGAAATTCAGTTTCTTCAGGATATGCAGGGACGGTTTTTGAGCCAATCGATGAGTTTAAAGGTGATGTTGCTAGAATGATCTTCTATTTTGTGACTCGTTATCAAAGTAAACTTTCAACTTTTTCTTCAGGAAATATGTTAGGAAGTACTACTTTTCCTGGATTGCAGACTTGGGAACTGAACGTTTTATTGGCTTGGCATAATCAAGACCCGGTTTCTCAGGCGGAGATCAACAGAAATAATGCTTCTTATAGTTATCAGGGAAATAGAAATCCGTTTATTGATAATCCAAGTTATGTGAATCAGATCTGGGGTTCTCAGCAACCTTCGACGGATACGCAGGCTCCGACAACTGTTACAGGCTTAACTATTCCATCAAAAACATCAAACAGTATTTCACTTTCCTGGAATGCTTCAACAGATAATGTTGGAGTTGCTTCATACAATGTGTATATGAACGGAAGTCTGAAAACTACGGTAAGTTCAACCTCAACAACAGTTTCAGGATTAACTCCTTCTACGACTTACAATTTTTATGTTGTAGCAAAAGATGCGGCAGGAAATTCTTCATCAAACAACTCAACAGTTTCGGGAACAACCAATGCGGGAACTACTACTCCATCAACAAATTGTGTGAATGAAACTTTTGAAACCATTCCGGCAAGCAGTGCATCTTCTTACTCCACAAGAACCTGGACGAACGGAGGAATTACTTGGACAGCAACAGACTCCAGAACAGACCAAACAATTTCTACAAAAGCGATTACGGTAAGAGACGGTTCGTTAAAATCAAGCTCTTCTGCTAATGGAATTGGTTCTTTAACGGTAACCACTCAATTGAAATTTACAGGAAGTAGCGGAACTTTCAATGTTCTGGTAAATGGTGCAACAGTGGGAACTGTCCCTTACAGTACGACAGCTGTTACAACAACAATCAGTAATATTAATGTTTCAGGAAACGTGGTTGTGAGTTTAGAAAATAATTCATCAAGTGACAGAGTTGCGATTGATAATTTAAATTGGACTTGCTATTCTGAAACGGCAAAACAAGGTGTTTCTTCTTTGAAAAAATCTGAGATTAATGATTTGCAAATCTATCCGAATCCGGTTTCTAATCAGGAGATTTTTGTAAAAGGTGAGACTCAAAATATTACAAAAGCTGAGATCTATAATTTACAGGGAAAAGTGATGCAGACAATTTATCAACCTTTTAAAAACAGTAGAAATTCTCTTAAAATTAAACATATGGAGCAGGGAATTTATATTTTAAAACTGGATAATACGGCATTGAAATTTGTGGTACAGTAAGAATTTAGAAAAATTTAAATCCATTTTTGTCACTTGTGAAGAAACTCAGCAATAATTTAATAGCTAAGTTTAGATTCCTACGGAATGACAAAGTAGATGGTAAAAATTGAGGTTGAGATTGCTTCGTCGCTTACTCTCCTCGCAATGACAAAAAAAAGACTTCTCTTTGATAAGGGAAGTCTTTTTAACTTTAGTTTTCTTCTTTTATATTAATTACTTACGTTTGACGTATTTATTTTCTATACCTTGATACGTGATTGTTAAAGTGTCGCTTTTAATTACGTAATCCGTTTCATCTTTTTCATTGGTTGCTTTGTCGACGGCGATTATTTTATGATCTTTGACTGTATAAGTTGATTCCAAGGTGTTTTGCATTTTGCCTTCGCCAACATACTGAATAAATTTCCCGTCAGCTTTAAATTCCAAAACAATCTTTCCCATTGTATCTGCTGTTTCTGAGTCTCTAAGCATTCCGTCCCATTTACCAATAAGTTTTGGGTCTTCATTTTTTTGTGAGCTGCAGCTTAAAGCCATTAAACAACTGAAAATAATCAATAGGTTTTTCATTTTTAAAAAATTTGGTTATTATGTTTAGAAAATCAGACTTACTTAGGTTTTATTTCATGTAATTATACCATGGAGATTCTTTTGGAGCAGGATATTTCAGTCCAAAAACTACATTATTTCTGTAAGCTTCTTTTGTAACAGACAAGTACTGATTTTTAATAGTGCCATCAGATTCTATAGAAATACTCAATATATAATAAGAATTGTCTTTGTCCCAAAAGAAAGACGTTGGATATTGAAATGTATCCGGCTCGTTTTTGATCCAGACAACATCATTTGGAAATTGATTTTTAAGATTTGTAAATATCTGCTTAGAAGCCTTTGCATCTACATGTGCTTTATCGATAATTTGGGTTGTAGGTTTTCCGTTTCCTTTTAAAATTTTATCAACAAACTGCAAGGAATATTTGGGATCTGCATGGGTTTGTATGGCAGCAACCTTATTTTTATAAACCGTAATTCTGGTTCCCAAATTTTGATCTAAGGCGATATTGCCATAGGTTATATTTTTATTTTCATCGGCATAATACTGGATCACACTTTTTTCAGGAGTTTCATCCTTTAGGAAAATATTTTTGTTTTCAAAATCGTATTTTTTAGCATCTTCTCCTAAAGAAACCGATGTTAAATCAAAGGATTTACTTTCACAGCAAAGGTTTACTAATGCTATTAAAATTAATAATCCGTAATGTTTTGCTTTCATAATATTTGTATTAATCTATTTTATCAATTTTTAAAGTACAGTAATAAAGTGCATAAACCATTAAATATCAAAATTCCTACCCCGCACCACATCGACAACCGAATTCTTTTTTTCAAATCGTGATTTGAAATATAGGTGAATAGCAAACAGGCAAAAAATCCTGCCAAAGCCGTGAATATGCAGGTGAAAAAGAGCATAAGCCAATTGATTTCTAAGGCATTGGCACTTGTCTGAGAATCTGAATCTGAAATTTTAACCTTTTCACCCATTTCTAAAGGTTTATTGGTGGTATAGTCTAATGTTTTTATGATTTCCTTTCCGTTCTCATTAATATATTTAACCTTTGGGAAAAATACCGGACGATCGTAATAAGAAGATCCTTTGAAACTTTGCGTTTTCACAAGTTCTTTTTTGTAACCGATTACTGTTGCTTCATATTTTAATTCCACATAAGCTCTGTATGTTTTCTCCCAGATAAAAGTGTATGACGACACAAAAGTCATTGTATTGATACAAATCATTAAAAGACAGACAAAGAAAAGAACAAATCCTTTTTCTATGATGCCTCCTTCCTTTTTATCGGGTGATTTGCTGCGTAATTTTTTATAAATTCTATATCCGATAAATACAGAAATTATATTGATTAAAACGACAAAGAATCCAAAAAAAGTCATGCTGCTAAATAATAGTTAATCCGTTTTGTCTGGATCTCATGTGTAATTTCACTTCCAATTCTACGTTACTTTGTTCCTCAAGATCAGGACTCTTAAACTGTAATGCCTGAGAACCATCTTTTCTCATTAATCGTACTAATTTTCCATCGCCCATAATTTCCATCTTTACATTTTCACGACTCAATTCTTCAACTGGCAATTTTTGAGAAAACAGCTGTACACCGCCTTCTAAAAAATCTTTTTTCCGGTCTTCACTAAAATAGAATGCCTGCTCCTGAAGATTTCTCTTTTCAGCCGACATTTCCAAATATTTATTAAAATCATGCTGTTCTAACACTTCTTTTATCTTCCAATAATAAGTATAAACTTCATTAAAAAGTTCTTTTTCGGGAATATCTTTTAAGTTAACAGAATTCTGCCATCCATCCAATACAAAAGGAAGTTCTACCTCGATCTCTGTTGCGATTTCAAAATGAGGATATCTGATATTTGAACTCAGACCATTCCATGGTGATTCTATTTTAGGGCCAAATGAAACCCGCGTTTCCTTAATATTATCGGCATCAGCAACAAAAAGATCAATACCAAGATATGAATTTTCTTCGGTTAACAACTGCTCTCCATGTTTGGGTGCCATTTTGCCCACCACTTTATATTTACCACTTTGCAAAAGAACATGATTAATGGGTGCCATTACCATATTTCTTTCGTTTCCGCCCGTTTTTTCTCCTGTCCATTCATCTACAAGTACATCATTTACGTAAACTTCTGTTGCGCAGAATGAATTAACGTTTAAATGATAGTACGGATTCTGTATTTTATCCATTGTTATATTTAAATATAATGTTTTTCAAAATAATATTCTGATTTATCCAAAGCCTTTTCTTCCATTTTAAAACTGCTTTTCCACCAGCCAACTTCACCTTCTACCGTTCCTGTAATAATCACTCCTGAAAATTTTATAACAGGTTGATAATACAATCCTTTATCATCAGAATTGATAATAAAATCTCCGCCAAAGAATGCTTCACCTTCCAATCTGGCTTCAGCTCTAAAGTCAATTATTTTCTTTTGTTTATTTGAATTAAACTTACCTCCAACTTCAATGGCCAGTACAATTTTTACGCCCATTTTACCGCCGATAGTGGTTTTTCCGTCAAGACTTACTTTGCCACCTATAATTTTAAGCGCTTCCATTTCGATCTCCAGCTCACCATAAAAAGTTCCTGTGAATGTAACAGCGCCACCAATTTTTTCAATTCCTTTTCTGAATTTATCAATTAATTTAGCTGCTGCAGGGTTTCCGGTTAATCCATACGACAATGCCGTGATTGCACAACCGAGGATATCTATGACTACTTCTGCACCAATAATAGGTTTTAAGCCTACATTAATTTCTCCTGTAGTTCCTAATACTTTGGAAGTTCCCTGTCTTTCCAAATACCATTTTCCTACAAAGGTCAATTTTGGATATCTGATATCAAAACCTACTGGTATTCCTGTAGTTTTAGCCGTACTCTGAGCAAAATTAATGACATCCTGCAAAATTCCTATAACACGGGCAATAAAACTGGCTGCCAGCTGAATTCTATCTGAAAATTCATTGGTAAAAGATCTTTTGGTAACACCGTTGTTCCATTCCGCTGCTAATCCGACTCCTATTGAGATCGGAACTTTCCCCGTTTCATTCATCCTCCATCGCTTATACCCTGCTTCTCTTGATTTTTCCTGATGCTTGGCATATATGTTACCAGGTGGCATATTGGCTGCTTTATAATTGGAGACATTTATTAAAAACTCAAATGCCAGTTCCCATCTGATGTCCGGATAAGCGTTAATTAGGATAGTCGTTCTTTTTTCATTACTGAAAAATCTACAGCTGTGAACATGCAAATGAAACTGGTTCGGATTAGTTGCCGATGGCCAAATATACTTTATCGGGTTAATAGTAAACCTCGTTAAATCCGAATATATAGGGTAACTGAAAGAAGGGGTATCAAATGTTTTTTTTGTATCACCGCTATCTATTGCCTGCCCTACATCTACAATGTAACTTTGCTTTTTATGCTTATTTTTTCCTCTAAAACAAGCTTTTGTATCATAACCAGTAATATCTATGGTTAATTCTTTTTTTACAGGCACCACGATCTTATCCCAAGCAGTAGGTTTACTGGGTGCTATTACTTCATAAATAACCGTATGGGCATCATGCGCATTGAATGTAAAGGAAATATCAACTCTCCTATTGCTCTCATAATCCCTTTCATTTTTATATTTAATATTATCTCTGCCCAATTTATCATCAGTAGGATCTATTTCTCCTTTTCCGACTGAGATTATTCTTCTAGGATCCAAGCCACCATCTGCAAAGAATTTTTTCACAATATCTGATCTTCTTTGCGAGAGACCTTTGTTGTAATTTTCTTTTCCGATAACACATGCGTAACCACTTAGATTGATCGTAGAATCTTTATGTTCTAAAAGGAATTTCAGTACATTATTAAGGACGGCTTCACCGTCTTTATCTATTACCGTAGAATCAAATTTATAATAAATCGTTCTATAGATTTTTTCTTCAAGAGCTTGTCCTGCTATTTTTCTTAGTCCTTTACCATTTTCAAATACAGGAACTGTTGTAACGGCTGCTTTTCCATCTTTTTTCTCGGTTTCTGAAATTTTTATAACTTCAAATTTACATGGTTCATACCTTTCGGCATTTACATCCGGTTTGTATACTTTTGTTGGAGTTTGATTTTTGCTGACATTTGCATTGGTAGTAATGACCTTATTTTTTACATTCAGATAAATGGCATGAAGCTCATCACCCAGACTATCTTTAATGTACTTTTTTGAACTATTGTCTTTTACTTTTATATAAAACTCTTCTACGTTTTGGATGTTCTCAACATGTGCCATCCAAGAATAAGTATTTTCTATTTTTAAATTAACCTCACCGTCAATTACCTGAACATCGGTATAAACATGTACTACCTTATCTTTTTTGGCTGCCTGCTGGTTCCAAAGTTCTATCGTGAGATTATTTCCGTTGAGTCCCTCTGTTGTAAGATTAAGATAAACGAGGTGCCCATAGGAAATATATTTGTTTTTATCTTTATTTTTAATACTGGTTTTACTTCCTCTTTGGGTCGTCCATTTGCTGGTGACAATTTTGGGTTCGCACCAACCTTTTACATATAAACCAACATTGTTTTTAGTATCTCTTTTACCCGAAAGACTAGCTTCGATATAATAATTATAGCTTCCGCAATACTGTTTATCAATAAAAAATTTATACCCATTAGTAGATGGAGCCTGATAGATAATAATTTTACGGTCGTTGGTCTGTCTTGTCCAGATTACAGGCTTCTTTTTGTCTTCGGCAGTGGTATCCGGCAACCATTCTGCAACCTGAAAAGTCACGTCCTGATTGGGCATAATAGTAAATCTCTGACCTGCAACAGACATTTTCGGATAATAATTACCCTTTATAATCTTGATTTTTTTTACTCCTTTAGCCATCAGTTTTTTCTTTATATTACACCATCTTTTCCACCTTTGAAAGTAGGCTGTTCTTTATACATACTTTCTGAATCTACCAACGGATTAATCTGCTGCTGCACATCCGGATCCGCGTTTTTAAAATTTTGCTCACTGGCTTCAGCTCTCTGCCCATGATCAATAATCTCAATGCATGGCGTTCCTGCAATGGCGCAAACGGCTTTACTGTCTTCTAAAATGATAAATCCGCCATTGCTGAGCTGTACTTTATCATAAAATTTTTGCCATTCGGTGACCATTATTTTGCACGGCGGCGGCGGAACTCCCATTTTGGGGCAGTTTCCGAATGTATTTTTCTCAAATGTAGCGGCTCCTATTTCTTTTGTGGTGACAATCAGTTTTTTGGAAGCGCTTTTGTCATTTGCATATTCTTTTTTGTGCGAAAGCACTTTTAACTTATCAGGCACTTGCCCAAATTGGCATTTGCACATAGCACCTTGTACTACAATATGTTTTTCTGCCATAATTTTTTAGTCTTTTTATCTGTGTGATATTTTTTAATTCTCATCGATACTTGCTACAACAACCGAAATCTTTTTTCTCTCTCTCAGCATGATATCGCATTCTAAATACAATGATTCCGGGAAAGAAGTTTTTCCGTTTAAATAATATTGAATCCTGAAAGATCCATCTTTATTCATCACGGGATTTTCTTCTACAATAAATGAAAAAGGCGCTCCGTTGATAAAATCGTAAGAACTTCTTTCTTCATTTAATGTTCCGTTTCCTTCAATATTTATTAAATCATATTCATCTTTCAATGGGTCGATCTCCAATTCAATCTGATATTTGGGTTCGACCGGATTATTCACGATCGGGAAACTTTCATTTCCATTGATAGTAAAATTCTGACCAAAACTTTGATACACTCCGAGAAATAATGTTCTCAGGAAATAATCATTTTTCAGAAGTAAACTTATGGAATCACCTTCACTTAAAGTTTTTTCTATTTTAAGACAATATTCGTCAACAGTTTCACCGTCAAATTCTTTGTATAATTCATTTTTAACATCATT encodes:
- a CDS encoding 1-aminocyclopropane-1-carboxylate deaminase/D-cysteine desulfhydrase, yielding MLLQLPTEKIPIQEISINKNIKLLIKREDLVHPQISGNKYWKLFYNINNYLNQNPEKPYIITFGGAFSNHISAVSAVGNLAGIPTLGIIRGEELKDKWRDNPTLVFAKRNGMNLKFITREEYRNKEKLSEFLQQEFPNALIVPEGGTNEDAVQGVKMMLNNETKDFDYLCTAVGTGGTIAGISKFCEENQKVIGFKVVDDASLENKIFELTLKSNFDLIDSSFGGYGKIKDENIRFINDFKEKYGIPLEPIYTGKMMQKVFQLIDEEYFPENSKILCFHTGGLQGIEGANLLLEKQNRHLII
- a CDS encoding DUF5522 domain-containing protein is translated as MALFDIKEGEDFYYNEQGYKVFTEKFHLKRGHCCKSGCRHCPYGYDKKTDTFIKNDKKNK
- a CDS encoding DUF4136 domain-containing protein encodes the protein MKKYIFILLAAATLSLTSCSPFQVRSDYAETANFTSYKTYKIRIDDLKLNDIDKDRVLNELSKQLQTKGLQSGENPDLIVNVKANHKKVTDINNTSPYGMYGWGGPFGWGVGMSRTWTSNYNEGAIIVDLVDAKSQKLVWQGIGSGISVDSPKAKQRQIPEIMAEIMKNYPPQRK
- a CDS encoding endonuclease; the protein is MKKIILFLVFSGYITAQAPAGYYNSANGLTGASLKTALSSIITNGHQDKGYSGLWTGYKTTDIDKNYENDGSILDIYSEKPTTTDPYKYTPGTNQCGTYSVEGNCYNREHIVPQSLFNEASPMVSDINFIRATDGKVNGMRSNYPFGKVGTATFTSKNGSKLGNSVSSGYAGTVFEPIDEFKGDVARMIFYFVTRYQSKLSTFSSGNMLGSTTFPGLQTWELNVLLAWHNQDPVSQAEINRNNASYSYQGNRNPFIDNPSYVNQIWGSQQPSTDTQAPTTVTGLTIPSKTSNSISLSWNASTDNVGVASYNVYMNGSLKTTVSSTSTTVSGLTPSTTYNFYVVAKDAAGNSSSNNSTVSGTTNAGTTTPSTNCVNETFETIPASSASSYSTRTWTNGGITWTATDSRTDQTISTKAITVRDGSLKSSSSANGIGSLTVTTQLKFTGSSGTFNVLVNGATVGTVPYSTTAVTTTISNINVSGNVVVSLENNSSSDRVAIDNLNWTCYSETAKQGVSSLKKSEINDLQIYPNPVSNQEIFVKGETQNITKAEIYNLQGKVMQTIYQPFKNSRNSLKIKHMEQGIYILKLDNTALKFVVQ
- a CDS encoding OmpA family protein, with protein sequence MAKGVKKIKIIKGNYYPKMSVAGQRFTIMPNQDVTFQVAEWLPDTTAEDKKKPVIWTRQTNDRKIIIYQAPSTNGYKFFIDKQYCGSYNYYIEASLSGKRDTKNNVGLYVKGWCEPKIVTSKWTTQRGSKTSIKNKDKNKYISYGHLVYLNLTTEGLNGNNLTIELWNQQAAKKDKVVHVYTDVQVIDGEVNLKIENTYSWMAHVENIQNVEEFYIKVKDNSSKKYIKDSLGDELHAIYLNVKNKVITTNANVSKNQTPTKVYKPDVNAERYEPCKFEVIKISETEKKDGKAAVTTVPVFENGKGLRKIAGQALEEKIYRTIYYKFDSTVIDKDGEAVLNNVLKFLLEHKDSTINLSGYACVIGKENYNKGLSQRRSDIVKKFFADGGLDPRRIISVGKGEIDPTDDKLGRDNIKYKNERDYESNRRVDISFTFNAHDAHTVIYEVIAPSKPTAWDKIVVPVKKELTIDITGYDTKACFRGKNKHKKQSYIVDVGQAIDSGDTKKTFDTPSFSYPIYSDLTRFTINPIKYIWPSATNPNQFHLHVHSCRFFSNEKRTTILINAYPDIRWELAFEFLINVSNYKAANMPPGNIYAKHQEKSREAGYKRWRMNETGKVPISIGVGLAAEWNNGVTKRSFTNEFSDRIQLAASFIARVIGILQDVINFAQSTAKTTGIPVGFDIRYPKLTFVGKWYLERQGTSKVLGTTGEINVGLKPIIGAEVVIDILGCAITALSYGLTGNPAAAKLIDKFRKGIEKIGGAVTFTGTFYGELEIEMEALKIIGGKVSLDGKTTIGGKMGVKIVLAIEVGGKFNSNKQKKIIDFRAEARLEGEAFFGGDFIINSDDKGLYYQPVIKFSGVIITGTVEGEVGWWKSSFKMEEKALDKSEYYFEKHYI
- a CDS encoding DUF4280 domain-containing protein, encoding MAEKHIVVQGAMCKCQFGQVPDKLKVLSHKKEYANDKSASKKLIVTTKEIGAATFEKNTFGNCPKMGVPPPPCKIMVTEWQKFYDKVQLSNGGFIILEDSKAVCAIAGTPCIEIIDHGQRAEASEQNFKNADPDVQQQINPLVDSESMYKEQPTFKGGKDGVI